Proteins from a genomic interval of Musa acuminata AAA Group cultivar baxijiao chromosome BXJ1-9, Cavendish_Baxijiao_AAA, whole genome shotgun sequence:
- the LOC135594444 gene encoding myb family transcription factor MPH1-like isoform X2 — translation MNCSSDFLCWIGAGGSNHSAPAQRKRDEEEEEVRASEMACLVRRGVRQYNKSETPRIRWTEELHGRFVDAVHVLGGRNKATPKQILQLMGVKGLTISHVKSHLQMYRITSSSAKLADDLKRPRRPRHDSSGLPEDPHRSSAFICEYMFQMPSVEELLREWVSRKSNIHPDPVSDQNHKMEEEMDDCELTLSSVNHHKSTETDSGSSIHSSDASEVAVPRSTNSGDGSTGCRDSAANHLLNLELTIASPGGSRQLVL, via the exons ATGAATTGCAGTTCCGATTTCTTGTGTTGGATCGGAGCAGGTGGTAGTAATCATTCTGCACCAGCTCAAAGAAAgagagacgaagaagaagaagaggtcagAGCTTCAGAGATGGCATGCCTGGTAAGGAGAGGGGTGAGACAGTACAACAAATCAGAAACACCGCGTATTCGGTGGACGGAGGAGCTTCATGGCCGCTTCGTTGATGCTGTCCATGTGCTTGGAGGACGGAACA AAGCAACTCCAAAGCAGATTTTACAGCTGATGGGTGTGAAGGGTCTGACCATATCTCACGTCAAAAGCCACCTGCAG ATGTACAGAATCACGAGCAGCTCAGCCAAACTTGCAGATGATCTGAAAAGGCCAAGGAGACCACGGCATGATTCATCAGGTCTTCCCGAAGATCCACACCGGAGCTCCGCATTCATCTGCGAGTACATGTTCCAAAT GCCGTCGGTGGAAGAGTTGCTGAGAGAGTGGGTCTCGAGGAAGAGCAACATTCATCCAGATCCGGTGTCGGACCAGAATCACAAG ATGGAAGAAGAGATGGACGACTGCGAGCTGACTCTCTCATCGGTCAACCATCACAAGTCAACAGAGACTGATTCGGGTTCGAGTATACACTCCTCGGATGCAAGTGAAGTTGCAGTTCCGAGGAGCACCAATTCGGGTGACGGCTCCACCGGCTGTCGAGACTCGGCTGCCAACCACCTCCTCAACTTGGAGCTGACCATCGCATCTCCTGGTGGTTCCCGTCAACTGGTTTTATAG
- the LOC135594444 gene encoding myb family transcription factor MPH1-like isoform X1 yields MNCSSDFLCWIGAGGSNHSAPAQRKRDEEEEEVRASEMACLVRRGVRQYNKSETPRIRWTEELHGRFVDAVHVLGGRNKATPKQILQLMGVKGLTISHVKSHLQMYRITSSSAKLADDLKRPRRPRHDSSGLPEDPHRSSAFICEYMFQMPSVEELLREWVSRKSNIHPDPVSDQNHKNKNESLMQMEEEMDDCELTLSSVNHHKSTETDSGSSIHSSDASEVAVPRSTNSGDGSTGCRDSAANHLLNLELTIASPGGSRQLVL; encoded by the exons ATGAATTGCAGTTCCGATTTCTTGTGTTGGATCGGAGCAGGTGGTAGTAATCATTCTGCACCAGCTCAAAGAAAgagagacgaagaagaagaagaggtcagAGCTTCAGAGATGGCATGCCTGGTAAGGAGAGGGGTGAGACAGTACAACAAATCAGAAACACCGCGTATTCGGTGGACGGAGGAGCTTCATGGCCGCTTCGTTGATGCTGTCCATGTGCTTGGAGGACGGAACA AAGCAACTCCAAAGCAGATTTTACAGCTGATGGGTGTGAAGGGTCTGACCATATCTCACGTCAAAAGCCACCTGCAG ATGTACAGAATCACGAGCAGCTCAGCCAAACTTGCAGATGATCTGAAAAGGCCAAGGAGACCACGGCATGATTCATCAGGTCTTCCCGAAGATCCACACCGGAGCTCCGCATTCATCTGCGAGTACATGTTCCAAAT GCCGTCGGTGGAAGAGTTGCTGAGAGAGTGGGTCTCGAGGAAGAGCAACATTCATCCAGATCCGGTGTCGGACCAGAATCACAAG AACAAAAACGAATCTTTAATGCAGATGGAAGAAGAGATGGACGACTGCGAGCTGACTCTCTCATCGGTCAACCATCACAAGTCAACAGAGACTGATTCGGGTTCGAGTATACACTCCTCGGATGCAAGTGAAGTTGCAGTTCCGAGGAGCACCAATTCGGGTGACGGCTCCACCGGCTGTCGAGACTCGGCTGCCAACCACCTCCTCAACTTGGAGCTGACCATCGCATCTCCTGGTGGTTCCCGTCAACTGGTTTTATAG
- the LOC103999502 gene encoding peptidyl-prolyl cis-trans isomerase FKBP17-1, chloroplastic → MGTALYPTLSASPLSSSNPHLPPKPVTPLIPRLTARRSLLVSSAAFLSSVPLLDLPSSAAALSSPAPSAPAFFEIPGSGGVKALDLRVGSGETPIDGDQVSIHYYGRLAAKQGWRFDSTYDHKDMMGDPVPFLFVLGSGKVISGIEAAVKSMKVGGTRRVIIPPSQGYQNTSQEPIPPNFFDRQRLFTTIFNPTRLANGEGSTLGTLIFDIELVSSRHS, encoded by the exons ATGGGCACCGCCCTCTACCCGACGCTCTCCGCCTCTCCGCTCTCCTCGTCCAATCCCCACTTGCCTCCTAAGCCCGTCACGCCTCTGATTCCACGCCTGACCGCGAGAAGGTCTCTGCTGGTCTCGTCCGCCGCCTTCCTCTCGTCGGTGCCCCTCCTCGACCTCCCCTCTTCCGCCGCTGCTCTGTCGTCGCCGGCTCCTTCGGCCCCGGCCTTCTTCGAGATCCCTGGCTCTGGCGGAGTGAAGGCCCTCGACCTCCGCGTAGGTTCCGGTGAAACCCCCATCGACGGCGATCAG GTATCTATTCATTACTATGGAAGGTTGGCAGCAAAACAAGGATGGCGCTTTGACTCAACCTATGATCACAAGGATATGATGGGTGATCCTGTTCCGTTTCTATTTGTTCTTGGATCTGGAAAG GTTATCTCTGGCATTGAAGCAGCGGTGAAGTCAATGAAGGTAGGAGGCACTCGACGTGTCATTATACCACCATCACAAGGATATCAGAACACATCCCAGGAACCAATACCACCGAAT TTCTTTGATCGGCAAAGGCTGTTTACCACCATATTCAACCCGACGCGTCTTGCCAATGGAGAAGGCTCAACACTTGGCACTCTCATATTTGACATAGAACTTGTTAGCTCAAGGCACTCGTGA